Within the Burkholderia mayonis genome, the region GCCAGGAGAATGAGGTGCGAGTCAGCGTATTTCATAGGGGTCCGCAGCGGGCAGTATCGGCTGCAACAAGGCCGAATATAGAGCTGCAGCCCATCCTGTCAAGTCTGACCACACGAAAACTGTTGCAAACGGGACGCGTTCATATAGGCAGCATGAACATTCTGTACAAGACGGCGGCAACCAGCACCGGCGGCCGCGACGGCCGCGCGACGACCCATGACCAGAAGCTCGACGTGAAGCTTGCCGCGCCGCGCGAACTCGGCGGCGCGGGCGCCGAAGGCACGAATCCCGAGCAACTCTTCGCCGCCGGTTACTCGGCATGCTTCCTGAGCGCGATGAAGTATGTCGCAGGCCAAAACAAGCAGACGCTGCCCGCCGACACGACCGTTACAGCCGAAGTGGGCATCGGCCCGAACGAGGAAGGTGGGTTTGCGCTCGACGTCGAGCTGCGCGTCGCGCTGCCCGGTCTCGACGCAGCGGCAGCAAAGGCGCTCGTCGATCGCGCGCACCAGGTGTGTCCATACTCGAACGCGACTCGCAACAACGTCGCGGTGCGCCTCGTCGTCGCGTAACGCTGCGCGCGGCGGGCGAGCGCCGAAAAGACAAAGAGGGCACGCCGGTCATCGAGCCGGCGCGCCCTCTTCAGTTTGACAACTTTATGCGTATAAATTTAATACGCGCTTAACGCGGAATCACGAGCGATCGAGCGCGGCTTCGCGGTCGAGCTTGCGCATGCGGAATTCGAGGTCGTACAGATCGGATGCGGCGGAAAGATACGCATCGGCGCGTTCCTTCGCGCGTTGCTCGGGCGACTTCGTCAGGAACAGGAACAGGCGGCTCAGCAAGTACATGATCGGTCACTCCAATCCAAGGGTTTTATCTTAGGTATTTACCCGTATTATAGGGAAAACCCTGACCTCGAGCCAACCGCTTTCGAAGCGTGCGTCGTTACGACGCGACAACCGCCCTCGCGCGCGACGCAAAAAACGACCAGATCAGCTCGCTCGCGTCCGGACCGGTCGCCGAGTGGAACGGCACGCTGTCGTCGCCGCCCGACCACGCGTGCGCGAGGCCTTGAACCCGGCAGAGGCGCACGACGGATTCACCGTCGCACCGGTAGTCGATCGTGTGCACGTCGGCCGCGCGCGCCTCGAAGCGCTTGACGCCCGTCGGTTCGCCTTCGGTGTCGGCGAGGCCGTTCAGCCGCAGAAACTGGACCGCGAGCTCGTCCGCATTCTTCGGTGCGACGACGCGGTCATCGTCGCCATGCATGATGAGGGCCGGCATCCCCGGATGCGCGCCCGGCTCCACGAGCGCGTCGACGACGACGGCAGGATTGCGGTGCAGGCCGCGGCGCATCACGTCCATCGCGGTGATCCCGGAGTGAGCGTCGCCGAACGCGGGTCCCGAATGGAGCGCCACGGCCGCAAAACGCTGCGGGAAATGCAGCGAGAGCAGCGACACGAGCCCCGCGCCCGCCGACATGCCGGCCGCATAGACACGCGACGCATCGAAGCCGCGTTCGGCAACGAGCGCGTCGACGAGCACGGCGACCGCCTGCGCTTCGCCGCGCCCACCGTGCGCGGTGTCGTCGTACCAATGCCAGCAGCCGTGTGCATGCGCGTTGAGCGATTGCTCCGGATAGAGCACCGCGAAGCCGTATCGATCGGCGAGCAGGTTCATCCGCGTGCCTTGCGCGAACTGATCCATGTCCTGCTTGCAGCCGTGCAGCATCACGACGAGCGGCAGGCCTTCCGCGTCCGCTCCGGACGGTACGTACAGGCCGTATTCGAGATGCTTGACGAAGCGCCCGAATGCGGGCGGCAGCGGGTGATCGGCGCGAGTCCATTCGCCGTCCGCCCATGCGGCCGCGCGCGGCCGGACACGGGACTCGCGCGCGACAGGCGGCGCCGGTTCAGCGGGCGCTGCGACGGCAGCGGCAATCGGTCCGGCGAACGGCCAGTCGGTCGCCATCTTTTGGGCAGCCTTCAGAGCGGACTTCGACGTCCGCGAGTTCGGCATGTGCAGCATGCGTTTCACGCCGCCCAGCCAGAGTTTCGTCAGACTTTTGGTCATCGGTCGGGGCTCGCAGTCAGAAATTAGGGACGCCGCAATGGGCGCAATCATTTTGGTTTGTGCAA harbors:
- a CDS encoding PHB depolymerase family esterase; protein product: MTKSLTKLWLGGVKRMLHMPNSRTSKSALKAAQKMATDWPFAGPIAAAVAAPAEPAPPVARESRVRPRAAAWADGEWTRADHPLPPAFGRFVKHLEYGLYVPSGADAEGLPLVVMLHGCKQDMDQFAQGTRMNLLADRYGFAVLYPEQSLNAHAHGCWHWYDDTAHGGRGEAQAVAVLVDALVAERGFDASRVYAAGMSAGAGLVSLLSLHFPQRFAAVALHSGPAFGDAHSGITAMDVMRRGLHRNPAVVVDALVEPGAHPGMPALIMHGDDDRVVAPKNADELAVQFLRLNGLADTEGEPTGVKRFEARAADVHTIDYRCDGESVVRLCRVQGLAHAWSGGDDSVPFHSATGPDASELIWSFFASRARAVVAS
- a CDS encoding organic hydroperoxide resistance protein; protein product: MNILYKTAATSTGGRDGRATTHDQKLDVKLAAPRELGGAGAEGTNPEQLFAAGYSACFLSAMKYVAGQNKQTLPADTTVTAEVGIGPNEEGGFALDVELRVALPGLDAAAAKALVDRAHQVCPYSNATRNNVAVRLVVA
- a CDS encoding DUF3563 family protein encodes the protein MYLLSRLFLFLTKSPEQRAKERADAYLSAASDLYDLEFRMRKLDREAALDRS